Genomic window (Leptotrichia sp. oral taxon 212):
CGTCTTCTTTTCCCTGATTAATTTATTACGTATCTTCAGTATTTTTTCAAAATCCACAATTGACCTCAAATAATCCTTTCTTGCCTGGGATATTTCATAATTGAAAAAATTTCTTCTTACTCCGGGATTCCCAATAACTATTTCTATATCTTCAGGTATGAAGGAAATTATATTCAAAAGTCCCACATAGTCTATATATTTATTTTTGTTCCTGTTGATGTAGAAATCCTTCCTGTCTTCATTCACATCAATTGCCATTGTATTTTCTTCGTTATTTTTTCCGGTGTATTTTCCGAATACTATAACCCTGTTCCTGTTGTATCTGAAAAGTTCCTTCAGTTTCTTTGTCCTGAAGCTTTTTCCTGTTGCTAAAAAATGAACAGCCTCTATAAAAGAAGTTTTTCCCTGTCCATTTTTTCCATATATTAAGTTGAAATTTCTGTCCAGGTCTATTTTTCCATCTTCAAGACAGCGAAAATTGCTATAGCTTATCTGGTTCAGATACATATATTTTCCCCTCTGTATTTTTCTATATTTTTAGACAGCTATTCTGTAGGAGCCTTAACTTTTATCTTTTCTCCGTTAAACTCTACAATGTATCCGTCATATATTTTCTTTCCTCTTCTTGTTTCAACTTCTCCGTTTACTTTCACTTCCCCGTTCAGTATGAACATCTTGGATTCCACTCCGGAAGCCGTAAAATTTGCCCATTTTAAAAGCTGGTCCAGTTTTATAAATTCTGTATTTATTTCAACAATTTCGATTTCATCATCTTTTTTTTTCATATTTTTCCTTTCCGGCATAACCTTTTATATTCTTCAGCCTTTTACATCCCTTATTTTGAGATGCTCTGTTTCAGCCTGTCCATTTCCCCTTTAAATATCTTACTTTCTTCCATCTTACCTTCAATTTTTCTTATACTGCTTATAACAGTACTGTGATCCTTTCCGCCAAAAAGCCCTCCAATTGTAGTAAGATTAAGATCCAGCCTGTTTTTCAGAAGGAACATTGCAATCTGTCTTGCATTCACTATTTTCTTCTGTCTTTTCTTAGATTTCATATCAGAAACAGGAACTTCATATTCTACAGATACTGTTTCTATTATCTTTTCAGCCGTTATTTCAGCACGCTGCTTTCTTATCCTGTTAGCCAGCTCATCCTGTACCTGCTGCAACGTTATCTTTTCATTAAGAAGTTTCGATCTGGCACTCATTGACGTCAGCATCCCTTCCATTTCCCTTACATTCGTATCAACAGTGTCTGCTATATATTCAAGTATATTATCATCAATTTCAATATTTCTTACAACCGCATAATTTTTTAGAATCGCTACCCTTGTTTCAAAGCCCGGCTGCTGCATTTCCACTGAAAGACCCGACAGAAACCTTGATTCCATCCTTTTGGAAAGATTTTTTATATCCTTTGGATATCTGTCACTTATCATTATTATCTGTTTTCCAAGTTCCTGCAGTTTGTTGAATGTATGAAAAAACTCCTCTTCAATTGTTCCT
Coding sequences:
- the yaaA gene encoding S4 domain-containing protein YaaA, with the protein product MKKKDDEIEIVEINTEFIKLDQLLKWANFTASGVESKMFILNGEVKVNGEVETRRGKKIYDGYIVEFNGEKIKVKAPTE
- the dnaA gene encoding chromosomal replication initiator protein DnaA, whose product is MELSASKLWEKILKLIKKRVNEVEYNTFFKNVEAEEISDDTLKLVCSTNLVKKNIEKYKDQIEEIIEIMTDEEIKTVFEVKVQETVQNSSYRFSENRSDRNERLNTGLNEKNKLENFVVGENSKLAFNACLAVVENEIPVYNPLLIYGGSGLGKTHLLQAVGNAVVERYPYKKVFYSTSEEFSNTFFQMLQKGEIQEFRDVFRSLDVLLLDDIQFFEKVFGKGGGTIEEEFFHTFNKLQELGKQIIMISDRYPKDIKNLSKRMESRFLSGLSVEMQQPGFETRVAILKNYAVVRNIEIDDNILEYIADTVDTNVREMEGMLTSMSARSKLLNEKITLQQVQDELANRIRKQRAEITAEKIIETVSVEYEVPVSDMKSKKRQKKIVNARQIAMFLLKNRLDLNLTTIGGLFGGKDHSTVISSIRKIEGKMEESKIFKGEMDRLKQSISK